GACATTCTTCAGATATACCCAAGAAGTCATTTGGGAGTATCAAACGAATAGTCGAAATGCGGTCATCCGGCGTTGTTTGATAGCTCCACCCCGACGtttgtccgactcgggtaacTGTCAATTCGAAAACAACTCTAGAAAGCCTAagatagagcgaaaccaaaaCCGAATTAGGCATCAGCCTAGGACTACTTAATACCCAAGGCGTATTAAGTCCATTTTAGTAGAAAAAACCGCCAAAATCGCGTCTAAGGTCTTCGACCCCACGACGCATCATATTGTTTGACATTCGAATAAATGTATGTGTGAAAACCAACTTGGGGATAGGGAAAATCTAATGGGTTGCAATTTTACAGATATGGACCGCTTCCCTAAATTCGATATGGTCGTCTCAGCGCCGCCTCAGCTTAGGATGTGGCACAACGACTTGGACGGGGATCATAGGCGAACCCTTAACAAGTATGTAGGTGCCTTAACCGAGCTGATCAACATGGATGGTTGGACAGAACTAATCGAGGTGGTTACGGGGTACTTGGACAGTCAGAAAATGGTCTTCCGTTTCGGAACAGCCAAAATTACCCCGACGCTAGAAGAGATAAGGGATTGCATAGACACCGTGGGCACTGGTATAGAGAGGAGAGCCCGAAAACAAGAAGATATTTTCATCCCCAACAAACCTTCCGTAGAGAATATCGCGGATTGGTTTGGACAGAGAAAAGACTTCACTTATTGGTGTCAGGATTCCCACGTGATGTTCAGAGATCTCTATATCAGATTCGTACACGCGAGTTTGTACGCCGCGTACAATCGGGAGTTTAAGATCTCTTACAAAGAGTGGAACGAGGTCCGCCCCCTAGCGTTTGCCGTGGCATTGTTGGGAACAATGGTCTTCCTACACGGTCCGAGTTTAAGCATCAACACCAGAGTCATAACGCTCGTCCACACGTTGTTCAAAGGATACGAAAATCAAGGAACAATAAAATACTACCCCATAGCCCCAGTCATATTATCCGATATGTATT
This portion of the Solanum pennellii chromosome 12, SPENNV200 genome encodes:
- the LOC107006310 gene encoding uncharacterized protein LOC107006310 — its product is MDRFPKFDMVVSAPPQLRMWHNDLDGDHRRTLNKYVGALTELINMDGWTELIEVVTGYLDSQKMVFRFGTAKITPTLEEIRDCIDTVGTGIERRARKQEDIFIPNKPSVENIADWFGQRKDFTYWCQDSHVMFRDLYIRFVHASLYAAYNREFKISYKEWNEVRPLAFAVALLGTMVFLHGPSLSINTRVITLVHTLFKGYENQGTIKYYPIAPVILSDMYWALGKCKEGHRYFQGCNLLLQWWILSHLAKGAGTRELHTLDNKNTLKDLNDLLFWENMNNRRTRGRWAQIFSELREEDLQWMLDRFISKEVVVESRRCVVLPLPGIRGVRPYAPFRVLRQFGRKQTVPREAYYGAYVYDIGDDRVHDASEMLREWKNAKRMGKDTIASDRFSAGYEEGYKEWLKKDIQNISFQILRSFRSVTDREAKAVAEL